Part of the Leptodactylus fuscus isolate aLepFus1 chromosome 6, aLepFus1.hap2, whole genome shotgun sequence genome, AAGGGAGACCCAGTAGCTAGGGCAGCCTCTCTGCATCAAAGCAGCCGCCATCTTTACAGACCCAGCATGTACATCCTGGTGCATGTAGAGGTTAATAGAGAGACACCTCCAGTTGTGGGCCCTTATCTTGTAGATTTTGTATCTCTTTAGGGGTGAAACAACGTACGGTAATATTTCATTTGGTGAGGTAATGTTTTACCAGTACCTCTATAATTTGGGGATGTTAGTAGTGTTCGTTGCTAGCATCCATTACAAAATATTAATAATGGACACTTACAAATCCATCATAAATtcgttaaaaatcccattgatttcaattggatttgatctgttgtcagttagtgtccgtttttttttagcaTACATAATAACTCAGGGTGCAGGACTTCAAAATAACAGACTTATGACGGACTtttagtgtccattattttttaacattaatatcTAAGGCTAACGGAGAGTAATGGATGGTCGCCTGCTatagtgtcctttttttttttctgtccatacTCAAAAAGCAAAAAACGAATAGTACAAAAACAGACAATAATacacactaagggctcgttcacatctgcgcccggtctccgttctgcaggtttccgtttcctgcacaaaacagaggcaggaaacggaaacctgcaggactctcatacccattcatttgaatgggtatgaaagatgtccagccgtgagcagtggtgagcgttttatgctctccgccgcaaaaacgtttttttaaaatcggacacagagtcggacatgcagtactctgtgtctggtttttaaaaaaaacagttttgcggcggacagcataaaacgccacagaagacggaaagctgagaacggagacccgaacgctagtgtgaacctagcgtcactgatGTTAACGTGTCTGGTTTTTTAACCGATTCATTCAACTGAGTAGAACCCAACAAAAAAATAGGCCATCAAAGTGCTTTAATGAGTGAGTAGGGGGTGTAGGTTTAAGGGGTGCAGGGGTAATAATTGCTACCGGGCCCTGAAGTTTGAGTAGTATCAAACACCTCTTTACAACATAAGACACTAGAATTGCAAATACCACATGGTAAGTGAAGACCTGttaaagattttgtattggggcccatGAGCTTCAAGTTACGACTATGAGTGAGAGCGTGAGGTGACGTGGTTATAATTCGCAGTGACAACTGGCTATATAAGGATTGTTTGACCTTATGCTAGATTGAAGGTGCAGAGCTTTTTCTGGTCTGAGGGCGACACTATCATACTGTTCAAAaagaccagaaaaaaaaaatataacaaccaATTATATAGCAACAATTATATGAAATTAaaggtgattggttgctatggacatcAAAGTCAGATTCCCTTTTGCATAGTGGGACAGATGAAGCCCCTatgtcaggggtaggcaacctttttggtttggcgtgccgatttaaatgatAAGAATCatagatgagatcctcagattgccggtcaataattgtaaggctgatgaccctctatactaaagtcatataccacaagcCATAACACAAAAGTGCTGCCACAAGATGCTTCAGGAGCACCATATGGCAGCATCCATGGTggaaacacactatgtatctggatgcaaTACCACACCTTTATACAAAATAATGtccctgttaaatatcttgtatttgccggtgagacttgtgtccactgttaaatatccggacctggccttgtccacgataggaagaagtcagcttgttataaatcagtgtagaggtttattaatatcttgaaggaaaacacaggaacagggaaaatgtccaaataacacaaatatcagtcaattgtcaatagcttacatcttcagagaagttaaatcatctggatatcttgtagttacagcttggttcatgcttgtcatctggttggtggacttgggctggttacgacgtccatggatgtccatctgcctggaccacccaccctggtgttcccaaagacagacctcctggtcttcccctggtcttcccaaagacagacccagacatgtgtatttcttactcatttatattcatgagagtgggtgttaccttccatcttgtagctatgtaaggagatttctaaaatggtctactctaaccgcacccatgcacccaaaatataagactatgatgtcagtagagtgttaaccccatgtctgctagagaatattgtaaatatataatatttaacagtcccatagcagcccctgcatacggtattatgtcccatagccgcccctgtacacagtattatgtcccatagcagcccctttacacagtattatgtcccatagcagcccctttacacagtattatgttgcttagctattactatactgtggggtcttttctaACTAGAATGTCATACAAGATAAGAAAAATTGTGACCTAGGAGGAGCGATTACAACTTGTTTGGGAACCTTGGGACACAATTTGGAAATATTGGAGCTTGTAAGCTCTGGAGACCTGTACCCTTGTAGTCTACAATAGTCTATGGTTTTACTCTACCTCTTTCCTTATCCACTCCTTCCTTCTAAGTGTCATGTGAATCTTTAAACATGTTTTGACTGTTGCCCTTTActtttttatgttacttttttGCAATATGTTTTTTTCTGTATGATTATTCTTTTTGaacatgtatattttattttgatTCTCTTTTAAGTCGTTTTGGAAAATTGtaactttatatttatatatccagagctTAGGTTGGATGACACTGGAGAATTACAGTCTACTACTTTGCGAACTATGAGAAGATAAAGCAGAATTCTGAAGTTGTGCTCCATCATGGCAGCACTGTTCTTCCTCCTAGTCCTGATCTGTACAATGGATGTGAATCCCTCCCAATTCTGTCCCCCATCTTGTCTCTGCTATGACTCCTCTAACCTTGTGGAATGTAGGGGACTGGATCTCCTCACGGTTCCTCATAACCTTCCTCACAGTACATGGATGCTCGATCTTCGCCACAACAACCTCAGTCGTCTTGAACCTGCCTCATTCCAAGCCTTATGGTCCCTTCGGATCCTTCTTCTGTCAGACAACCATATTGAAATTGTGTTAGCAAGATCATTCCGGTCTCTTGGCTTCCTTGAACGACTGGACCTTTCTAATAACTATCTCAATAGCCTTCCAAATGACTTCTCCAGGGGTTTAGGTTCCTTAAGAGAACTGAGAGTTCCTTCAAACAGGTTGACTGCCTTGAATTATGAAAGTCTAAGACATATGGAGAGTCTGGAGAAACTGGACCTAAGCAGGAACTATCTCAGTTCTATAGAACAGGGGGCCTTTCGTGGACTTTCCAGGCTACGTCACCTTCACCTCCAGTCCAACCTTCTAGATTCAGTAAGAGGTGGATATTTCTTCATGCTGCAGAACCTAGAACTCCTTGACCTCTCAGACAACAACATTAGTAGCATAGCTGTAGAGTC contains:
- the LOC142209648 gene encoding uncharacterized protein LOC142209648, which encodes MAALFFLLVLICTMDVNPSQFCPPSCLCYDSSNLVECRGLDLLTVPHNLPHSTWMLDLRHNNLSRLEPASFQALWSLRILLLSDNHIEIVLARSFRSLGFLERLDLSNNYLNSLPNDFSRGLGSLRELRVPSNRLTALNYESLRHMESLEKLDLSRNYLSSIEQGAFRGLSRLRHLHLQSNLLDSVRGGYFFMLQNLELLDLSDNNISSIAVESFTSLHSLRLLSLSDNQLSHLKFKTFLNLQTPSTHIQVSGNPWICDCDLQRVFGKITSVRHLHIDDYDNLTCAGPPQLTGAALESVDNQLCVAETATVLVITITVLVTVIAAIVMAERNRKKNQEKNWNEPDGPFETQDK